From Dreissena polymorpha isolate Duluth1 chromosome 15, UMN_Dpol_1.0, whole genome shotgun sequence, a single genomic window includes:
- the LOC127860099 gene encoding alkyldihydroxyacetonephosphate synthase, peroxisomal-like, protein MSGITKQTSLKSSPCASESDPPSIPKRRQELLKWNGWGYKDSKFIVNKDNHVEFTGERYQLSGHTLTLLRDWMIATIGISLDHKTPPQSEITAKDMPPPVRNEEFLADMRRTNISHTDDCQDRLFRAHGHTLAEIFTLREGRFKRIPDLVIWPINHNEVVKVVELACKHNVCLIPFGGGTSVSGALECPANENRMIASLDLSQMNKILWVDEKNLVAHAEAGIIGQDLERLLAKKGFCTGHEPDSMEFSSLGGWVATRASGMKKNIYGNIEDLVVHIKFVTPQGTMEKSCQVPRMSSGLDIHHFILGSEGTLGVVTEVTLKIRPVPECKRYGSIVFPNFEKGVACLREIARQKCAPASIRLMDNEQFQFGHALKPEAKSMYTNFMDGLKKFYITRIKGFDVHKMAVATLLFEGAKKDVDAQEKRVYEIAANFGGLAGGADNGERGYMLTFAIAYIRDLGFEYYVVAESFETSVPWDRCLDLCTNVKDRLHRECKERGIQFPPYITCRVTQTYDAGACVYFYFGFNYRGVQNPVQMYEDIEACARDEILANGGSISHHHGVGKMRKPWLRKTVGDVGLGAMRAIKEYIDPNNIFGNQNLMVGEPEDHHVNTVRNVVASKL, encoded by the exons ATGTCAGGAATAACCAAACAaacttcattgaagtccagtccaTGTGCCTCCGAATCGGACCCTCCTAGCATTCCCAAAAGACG GCAAGAGTTACTGAAATGGAATGGTTGGGGCTACAAAGATTCAAAGTTCATTGTCAACAAAGACAACCATGTGGAGTTTACTGGTGAAAG GTATCAGCTGAGTGGTCACACATTGACACTGTTGAGAGATTGGATGATTGCAACTATAGGAATAAGTTTGGACCATAAAACTCCACCTCAA AGCGAAATAACGGCCAAAGATATGCCTCCCCCTGTGAGAAATGAGGAGTTCTTGGCTGACATGAGGAGGACCAATATATCACACACAGATGATTGTCAGGACAGGCTCTTTAGAGCCCATG GACACACTCTAGCAGAAATCTTCACATTGCGAGAAGGAAGGTTTAAAAGAATTCCAGATCTAGTCATATGGCCCA TCAACCACAATGAGGTTGTAAAGGTAGTGGAGCTAGCCTGCAAGCACAATGTGTGCCTCATTCCTTTTGGCGGTGGAACCAGTGTGTCTGGGGCCCTTGAGTGCCCAGCAAACGAGAACAGGATGATTGCCTCCCTTGATCTCTCACAGATG AACAAGATCCTGTGGGTGGATGAGAAGAATCTTGTTGCACATGCTGAGGCTGGCATCATTGGACAGGATCTTGAAAGACTG CTAGCCAAGAAAGGGTTCTGTACAGGTCATGAGCCCGACTCTATGGAGTTCAGCTCCCTGGGCGGTTGGGTGGCAACGCGGGCTTCTGGCATGAAGAAGAACATCTACGGAAATATTGAGGACTTG GTGGTGCATATAAAGTTTGTGACACCGCAAGGGACCATGGAGAAGTCGTGTCAGGTGCCCAGGATGTCCTCTGGTCTCGACATTCACCACTTCATTCTGGGTTCAGAAG GTACCCTTGGAGTAGTTACCGAGGTAACTTTAAAAATTAGACCTGTACCGGAGTGCAAGAGATACGGCTCAATAGTCTTCCCTAACTTTGAAAAAGGTGTGGCATGTCTGAGAGAAATCGCCAGACAG AAATGTGCTCCTGCATCAATCCGACTGATGGATAATGAACAATTTCAATTTG GCCATGCTCTTAAGCCTGAAGCCAAGTCCATGTACACTAACTTCATGGATGGTCTCAAGAAGTTTTATATAACTAGGATCAAGGGCTTTGATGTGCATAAAATGGCAGTGGCCACACTGCTGTTTGAAGGTGCCAAAAAG GACGTTGATGCTCAAGAGAAAAGGGTGTATGAGATCGCTGCCAATTTTGG AGGCCTTGCCGGGGGTGCTGACAATGGTGAGAGGGGCTACATGTTGACGTTCGCTATTGCCTACATCCGGGACCTGGGGTTTGAGTACTATGTGGTGGCAGAGTCATTTGAGACCTCCGTGCCATGGGACAG ATGCCTGGACCTGTGCACCAATGTCAAGGACAGACTCCACAGAGAGTGCAAGGAGAGGGGCATACAGTTCCCACCGTACATCACATGCAG GGTGACCCAAACTTATGATGCAGGAGCGTGTGTGTATTTCTACTTTGGATTCAACTATAGGGGAGTTCAAAACCCCGTTCAGATGTACGAGGATATTGAG GCCTGCGCAAGAGATGAAATTCTGGCAAATGGTGGAAGTATATCACACCATCATGGAG TGGGCAAGATGAGGAAGCCATGGTTACGTAAGACTGTCGGAGATGTGGGCCTTGGGGCCATGAGGGCCATTAAGGAGTACATTGACCCCAACAACATCTTCGGGAACCAGAACTTGATGGTGGGGGAACCAGAAGATCACCATGTCAACACTGTGAGGAATGTGGTCGCAAGCAAGCTTTGA